In the Silene latifolia isolate original U9 population chromosome 1, ASM4854445v1, whole genome shotgun sequence genome, ttccgtggcgggttccacgaagggcgaaactagggcgtgaagccactcccgcaagtgactccactcagccgagaacgcatctcgagaaccacagacaaacaatcacaatcacaatcacaacatcgtctgaatcaaccaattatactaattacaaagacaacaccacaccacatgtaagtaatacgagtagggaaaccctacctggaaagcacaattgtCGACGATCTCACAAATtaagtcaaaaagcttcctctacgaatcctcctcctaattatacaagcacataattactactatgcacataacacaacaaaatccccaattcccaatattagggtttaactaactttgacgaaatacaatcaaaacggtataaaggtcttaccctcgacgcaaggattacaacggtgtaaagacaagtgaaatctgaccttccaagctccgggatttgttaacaatgcgattaaggtgatgaacgtagtttgctttctcttctcacagtgatttaggttttagaaaagtgattagaatgaatgacgaaaagattatataccttaatcgcataattaacgaaacccgagaaaacaaccccagaaaccggctactcgatcgagtagcccgtactgatcgagtacccctactcgatcgagtatcctagttactcgatcgagtacccaacaggtcagaaactattttatttcgcaaaacttccttactcgacagagtaaggcctactcgatagagtaccccaagactcataaatacggagtattacaaccaGTCCTATCAGACTGTTTATATGGCCCCCATAAATCCATATGAACAAGATCAAAACATTTTGTAGCATGTGAAAGACTTATATGAAAAGGCAAAGAATGATGTTTGACCAGAACACAAGTTTCACAGAACATTTTATTAACTCTTTGCATCATAATAGGATTTACATGCTTTAGTTTCTCAGCAGATGAGTGACCAAGTATAGAATGAAAGAGAGCTACATTTATTTGCTGAACAACATTAGATGTATTTAAGCTAGTTGTATTACATGCTTTTGAAGTAACAGAAATCCTAAGTGTGTATAAATCTCTTGTTCTTTTACCAACTGTAATAGTAGTATTACTTGAAGGGTCCTGAAACAAACAATTATTATCTGAGAATGTAACAAGCAATTTAGACCTGGAAATTAACTTGCCTACAGACAAAAGATTAGGTTTAAAATCAGGTATAAGCAGAACATCATATAAAACAATATATTTGGTCAGATATAGTGTCCTAGTTTTATAAACTGGTTTCAATGTGCCATCAGGTAAAGCTACAAACAATGGCTGTGGCAAATCAATAACATTATGTAAGATGGAAGCATTTGAAGTCATATGGTCAGATGCTCCAGTGTCAATCACGCAGTCTTTGTAAAAGGAAAAACCATAATTAACAAAGGAACAAGGAGGAGAGATACCTGCAAAATGGCTAAAAGCCTGAGAATTAGGTTCACCAGTTTGAGAAGAAGAAGCCTTGTCAGATAAAGCCTGAAGAACCTTAGTCATTACAGAATCAACAATACCTTGCACAAGATCAGGTGAAACTTGGGAAACCTGAGAATTCTAAAAAGCATGAGAAACACCAGCAGACACTGAAGCATTCTGATGGTCTGGTAACGACATCCCAGGTGTATTAAAGTCAAAAGAATTGGGATAAAGAAGACCCCCATTCTGAGAAATAGGACCACAAACAGGTGCATATTCATCATCCTGGTTATGGCAAACTGCTGCAGTATTTGCAGGTTTAGGAATAGCTGGGTTAATTGTTCCAGCAGAATTGGCAGTCTTCTTGGCTTGCTTAGCTTTCCAAGCCTTAAATTTGTAGCAATGCTCAATAATGTGTCCCTTAATGTCACAAAACAAGCAAGTCTGAAGTTGAAAACAATCTTCAGTCTTATGGTTTGATTTGTCACACTTAGCACATGGTATAACAGGCTGAGCAAGGACATTAGCTTGACCAGAATTGTCTTTAGAACGCTTGCCCTTTGCATTGTCCTCAGCAGATTTGTGATTACCAAATATTTTCTTAGCAGCATAGGCAACACTCTCAAGAACAGCAGaattattgttatcattaatgGATTTTTACCTTTCAATCTTTTGCAAAATCCCTAAAGCACGTTTTATGGGAGGAAGGGGTTCCATAGACAACAAAGATGATTGGACTTGTTCATAACCACCATGTAATCCCATCAACAACTGAATTAACTTGGATTGGGTATCCCTTTCTACCAACCGTTTAAGCATATTGCAAGTACATTTAGCCATAACCCCACAACTACATTGAGGCATAGGATCCATGTGATCTATGTTTTCCCACAATCCCTTGATTTTACCATAATAGTCAAACAAAGAGGCATTTTCTTGTTTAATATTTGCAAGTTCTTTCTTTAACTCGTATAATTCTAGCACATTTAGCTGACCATAACGCTCAACTAATTCAGACCAAAGATGCTTAGATGACTGAGTATATTGAAAATTATCTTGCAAGTTCATAATCATAGAATTCTTAATCCAACGAGAGACAAGTATATCACAACGAATCCAAGCATTATACCTTTTATCAGACTTGTCAAGAAGAGAGCATTCACCAGAAATAAAACAAATCTTGTTTTTGGAAAGAAGCGCCTGGATTATGTCTTGCTGCCATTGACGAAAATTGGAACCATCAAATAGAGTTTCTGACAACTTCAACCCAGGTTGATCAGTTGGAGACAGAAAAAACGGATCATCGAGAGGAGAATACAGAGAATCTTGTGCAGCTGATTGAGAATTTGTATCAGATTGCGACATGATTGTGTATTTGTgataagaaaagaaaaaatttatgagaaaaatTCAAAGATTTAACAATGAATATGTTTGATAATTGATGCGGAAGCGATTTATTGGATCTTTAAACCACTGATACCATATGAACTATGATCAAACTAGATCATGATGAGAAATTGATGATTGTATGTGAGAACGATGGAGAGAtaggaagagagagaaagaacaaaagagatgaatgatattctgtaaattgataagtcaTCAACTGATTACATGACATGAAGAACAAAAGAGATGAATGAtattctgtaaattgataagt is a window encoding:
- the LOC141641088 gene encoding uncharacterized protein LOC141641088; this encodes MTKVLQALSDKASSSQTGEPNSQAFSHFAGISPPCSFVNYGFSFYKDCVIDTGASDHMTSNASILHNVIDLPQPLFVALPDGTLKPVYKTRTLYLTKYIVLYDVLLIPDFKPNLLSVGKLISRSKLLVTFSDNNCLFQDPSSNTTITVGKRTRDLYTLRISVTSKACNTTSLNTSNVVQQINVALFHSILGHSSAEKLKHVNPIMMQRVNKMFCETCVLVKHHSLPFHISLSHATKCFDLVHMDLWGPYKQSDRTVYDELRVFGSLCYATRPVTVRDKFMPKARKCLFIGYPPAKKCYKLYDLETHDVFVNRDVVFYEHYFPFKTTNIQQFSTDFISDIDIIKESSSTSTYNIAGPTNQTSIPSPGPLDVRRSSRTRKTSSRLSGYHCPSISTALHTAVIQQLDNFDSTYISLLSNVIKEIEPSYYNQASKDFR